The following coding sequences lie in one Nitrospirota bacterium genomic window:
- a CDS encoding DUF2318 domain-containing protein, producing the protein MRPHTIFAFFLFLLMLTGCGRQPALYKDAPARDGSIVIPLSDVSDGKAHFYTYRKTGKHINFFVRADGKGTVSSYYDACFTCYKKKKGYRQEGIDLICNECSMKFGLAEEKWDEKDGCNPIHLKSTIVANNLVIDTAVIEKGAKLF; encoded by the coding sequence ATGAGGCCTCATACAATCTTTGCTTTCTTCCTGTTTCTCCTCATGCTGACCGGCTGCGGCAGGCAACCCGCCCTGTATAAGGATGCCCCGGCAAGAGACGGCAGTATTGTCATACCGCTTAGTGATGTCAGTGATGGAAAGGCGCATTTTTACACGTACCGGAAGACCGGCAAGCATATAAACTTCTTTGTCAGAGCTGATGGAAAAGGGACTGTTTCTTCATACTATGATGCCTGCTTCACCTGCTACAAGAAGAAAAAAGGATACCGTCAGGAGGGCATTGACCTGATCTGCAACGAATGCAGCATGAAGTTCGGACTTGCAGAAGAGAAATGGGATGAAAAAGACGGGTGCAATCCCATCCACCTCAAGAGCACTATTGTGGCCAACAACCTCGTGATTGATACTGCCGTGATCGAAAAAGGAGCAAAACTGTTCTGA
- a CDS encoding ABC transporter ATP-binding protein, with product MAQIEVSELTKIYPVGNQEITAVSKVSLHIEKGEFVSIVGHSGSGKTTLISIIGGIMKPTSGKVLFEGKDICSLNDDDLSAYRNMNIGFMFQFASLLPMLTSTENVLLPGLFSQRKDVHAVKRAEEYLDLVGIGEKADAYPSQLSGGQQRRVAIARALMYDPPVILADEPTGDLDEETEADIVELFKKLNREKMMTFIFITHNLELAGMASRQLRMTRGILAGV from the coding sequence GTGGCCCAGATTGAAGTTTCAGAGCTGACGAAGATCTATCCGGTGGGCAATCAGGAGATCACTGCAGTCAGCAAGGTATCGCTGCACATTGAGAAGGGTGAGTTTGTGTCGATTGTCGGTCATTCGGGGTCAGGAAAGACTACGCTTATATCGATAATCGGCGGTATCATGAAGCCTACATCAGGAAAGGTGCTCTTTGAGGGCAAGGACATCTGCAGCCTTAATGATGACGATCTCTCTGCATACAGAAATATGAATATCGGGTTCATGTTTCAATTCGCCAGTCTTCTCCCCATGCTTACCTCAACGGAAAATGTTCTTCTGCCGGGCCTCTTCAGTCAACGGAAGGATGTGCATGCGGTTAAAAGGGCAGAGGAATACCTTGATCTTGTTGGTATTGGGGAGAAGGCAGATGCCTATCCGTCACAGCTCTCAGGAGGTCAGCAGCGCCGTGTTGCTATTGCCCGGGCACTGATGTACGATCCTCCCGTCATCCTTGCTGATGAACCCACAGGCGATCTGGATGAAGAGACAGAGGCTGATATTGTTGAACTATTCAAGAAGCTGAACAGGGAAAAGATGATGACCTTTATTTTTATAACGCACAATCTGGAGCTTGCAGGCATGGCATCACGGCAGCTGCGGATGACCCGCGGCATCCTTGCCGGGGTATGA